The segment ATGGCTTTCCTTGCCTGCCTGACGCTCGGCGCCGTCAGCATGGTGCGCTCGACGGCGGCAAGCTGGGAAAGCCAGATTTCCCGCGAAATCACCATCCAGATCAAGCCGGACGACAATCTCGACATGGACAAGGCGCTCGCCAGCGCCCGCGATATCGCGCTCGGTTTCGTCGGCACCAAAAGCGGCCAGATCGTCGACGAGGCGGCGACGGCTCGCCTGCTCGAACCCTGGCTCGGCGCCGGCCTCGACCTCAAGGAGCTGCCGGTCCCGCGCCTGGTGATCATCACCATCGACGAAACGCATCCCCCCGATTTCGAGGCGATGCGCAACCTCCTCAAGGATCAGATTCCGCAGGCAACGCTGGATGATCACCGCACCTGGGTCGATCGGCTCGTTTCGATGGCGCATACTACCGTCCTCATCGGCACCGGCGTGCTGCTCCTGGTTTTCACCGCCATGGTGCTGACCGTGGTTTTTGCCACACGCGGCGCGCTATCGAGCAACCGCCATATCGTCGAGGTGCTGCACTTCGTCGGCGCCGAGGGCACCTTCGTCGCCACCGAATTCCAGAAGCATTTCCTGAAGATCAGCCTGAAGGGCTCGGCTGCCGGCAGCGCGCTCGCCGCCCTGTTCTTCGCCAGTGCCGGTTTTCTGCAAAGCCGCACGATCGCCACGCCGCAGACCGATCAGGCAACCGCTCTGTTCGGCACATTCTCGGTCGGCGCGCTCGGCTATCTCGGCATTTTCGCCACCATGATCATCATCGCCCTGCTCACCACGGTCACGGCGCGCTTCACCGTCATGCGCACCATTTATGAGATCGATTTGATCCGCTCCGACCCCGGGAGGACCGAAACTGTGCAGAATTGACGCTACGGCGATGATTTTTTACGATTTAACGACCCGTTCCTTGCCGCAATTTGCGCATAATGACGAATCATGAGCATGGACCTGACGACTCGCAAAACCGTGAGTTCGCAGACGTTGCGGGAGCAATCCCG is part of the Rhizobium sp. CB3090 genome and harbors:
- a CDS encoding ABC transporter permease — protein: MRVRPTGPIVPSSNIQGNALIVVIAIMAFLACLTLGAVSMVRSTAASWESQISREITIQIKPDDNLDMDKALASARDIALGFVGTKSGQIVDEAATARLLEPWLGAGLDLKELPVPRLVIITIDETHPPDFEAMRNLLKDQIPQATLDDHRTWVDRLVSMAHTTVLIGTGVLLLVFTAMVLTVVFATRGALSSNRHIVEVLHFVGAEGTFVATEFQKHFLKISLKGSAAGSALAALFFASAGFLQSRTIATPQTDQATALFGTFSVGALGYLGIFATMIIIALLTTVTARFTVMRTIYEIDLIRSDPGRTETVQN